The Lutzomyia longipalpis isolate SR_M1_2022 chromosome 2, ASM2433408v1 DNA window CAAACCTTTGgctgattttttattagttcaaatctttccttaatttttttaaacaatttacactattttcatggaaaatatgtactttattctgaaaaatgaataaggCATAAAATAGctaaagatgaaaaattgaattgaagatGAGACTAATTAGCTTATCAAAAAGAAGTCATCTAATGTCTCGTTCAAAGAACTACAGcagaaattttttatcaacacgaatgttttattgaaaaattcatcacgtatagaattttcagaaagtctgattttataatttctaaAGAAGTtagttctttaaattttgtgcaaaaactTATACAACTCTTCCTTTATtcgaatttattgattttttatgataaaaaaaaagaattaaggaTTTGAcctaattttttgcattttcctatataattttctttagcaGATAAGCAATAGAGGTTGGGCAttttatgtatgtagtttCTTATCATTTTGTATAAACAATTAACTatcttgcaaatttttttttccaaagtgTCGTCATTCCCAAATTGCGTTTCTAGAATAATCCAGAGATTTTTTGCGATTCAATCAATATTAACTTGATGGAAAGTTTTCATGTGAAGGAGGAGCTCTCAATGAAGTACATAACATTCGCGCGTTGCTCGTTCTAcaatttatgggaaaataaaaaaaatccacctgAAGCAGCCAGAACAAAGAAAAGTCATTGAGAAGACCATTTTTGGCTGGAGCAAGTTCAAGAGAATCCTGTTCTCTCTGTGCTTTATCTCCTGCACTTCTTTATGCTTATTTCCGCAAGAAAAGTACAGATAATTTTCCTCTCCAGTTTTCCAGTTTATTATTCTACTTTTTCTTatgaatagaagaaaaaatgttaattagtCCTTACTTGCGCAATTTGTTGCAAACACCTCaatcacttttaattttcacaattttacaaatacaatattttatttgtaattttgtcACTCTGAATTTGGTGTGTTTGGGAAGATTTTTGCGAAATTAACATgaatttttggccaaaaactAATTCGCAATTTACACATTAAACTGTTTGGGTCACATAAACAAACACCACTGAagtgaaatgtcaaaaacagCTGGGTCTTTGTTTTGGATTCCGCATCCCACGCAATTTCTCGAAGAatccaaaaagaattttttttttcaatcaaagaaGGTGAGTcataaaatagtttatttttatttattgaggattaattgtaaattaataatttatttattaaataaaggatttcgtgtctgtacagctacaccgttggtccgattgtgctgaaatttggtacagagactactggcACCAGTCGGATTTCACCAACgatattcatttccccccccagagccccccttcgtagcgcccccatataattttcatgcttttttgactactttttgaatttggcgcccaaATTGTAATTCCAAAAGCAACCACTGCTTTTTTGGCACTGTttgctcaaaagaaaatgagacggaTGCATTTCtgcgctatccgtctccctcacaatctcagtttttcgcaattttctcgcgttttcagccgaattttccgggaaaattgcgtttttttgtgaccaggaagaaactttggaatttttggcatcaaaaattccaaaagtcacgaaaatccatttccgggaaaaaaagtgcgtgtaaaatccccaaccgtcaaaatttccacgggccccaaattccgcacggAGAAGCTCCCCGGGGGTCCTGGAGCACCCGTAAGTGTCCCAGGAGCtcaaaaaatgcgttttatgccCCTCAAATTTggggaaaaacaagaaaatcacgaattttatcaaaatgcaaaaaaagttcgttaaagttaaaattttattatttggacCAGACGTTATATGGCGCTGTTTAGTTCGTTTTTTCCGCACTACTACAAACATTTCACGACACActcaaaaaaactcacctacacaaaatgccagagtgagaggaaagtatttttctgaatgaaaaaaaaatattccgtAATTTCCAAGACAATTCCGAGGAATTTCCGTGGATACAAATAGTAGGCTGGAATTTCCAGTCATTCCAGTTCattcataaaacattttgaaaattaacgataagaaaaacgaataaaataaacttgaaaattactattaaattaaaaaaaaatgtataatttttaaacgacacgtgatttattttatttttttatgcaactATTACAGTCTTCACAtcattagttggtataccacaatcgtggcataccaagtattgtaatcgtctgaaaaaccgaccacctcagatcgggctcaaacttggtatgagcacgttttagacatcccacattacgaaaatggtggtggaaaatttttgatccggccggcctgccggccggccttccggccggccttccggtggtccaaactttgccttataactcgagaacagtaacagatagagacttccggtttgaaattttctatagaaatgtgggtgtaaaatttcattttttcgcattttcaaaatccaagatggccgccgtccgccattttgaaataccgtcaaccacttcccttatagctagaggtctgaaattttattatgttgtagagctcagtgagatattttcatcaacaattcatacttgacaatcggtcaagccgtttagcaaatatggcggtctaaagcaaaaagtgttttttcgatatatctcgagaacggcttgaccgattttgaccatcttggtatcaaatgaaaggtattgagaagccctacaactgtttagaacatttcaagtttcaaaaacatccgcaagaggcgctaaaaacaaaaacaaaaattgcctaactttaaggggcaatatcttcgaattccgatcatagatttccttgaatttttgatatgttgtagcctgactcaatatctttcaccagtccgaaaatgaagaaaatctatgacgccgtttagaagatatggccatttgaaaaattcttgtatttgaaaagttctaagagccatatctcttgaacggcttgaccgattttgctcatcttagtatcaaattgaaggttttacaaaactctacaactttctggaacatcagaaacctctagaaccattccttgaggacaaaaagtgcaaaatactgttttggtgaaacaaaaatccgccattttgtgttctggaggtgaccttgaaatgtatcgaaatatatgttagattatagcttatttcaatacctttccagaactagtcaagaaatttctgtaggtctattagaacttaagatataagcattttaatctgtcaaattgctaaattttacaaaaaatcgaccttgcctactaatactactcacaaattaaattacaacgcatagactgacccatccgcgttgtggtataccaactctaataactggacgcgttatgattgacttttccttctgaaaaagacacaaaaacattataatataataatattctttctctaaaaatcaacaatatgttaaattataaaataaaaattacatatttctttaaaaaatgattaaataataatCCAGGAGATGGAGAGAAGGCATCAAAATATTGCATATAAAACTTGTTAACTTGGAAATTTCGCAAGAATCTGTatagaagaattaaaaattaattcataaggCCATCTCAGACTTGTTGCGTGCACCCCAAAACTCCTTAAAAATCccattcaataaaatgtgttgtttttttgtttctacTCTCGAAAAAATAGTCAAATGTTTTGCTGCCGTTGGGAAATAGTGAtgggaactttttttctgaattctCTACAAATAGTTATTAGAATCATTCTTTTATCACATTGAAAAGGTGTCTACGTACTAataagggagaaaaaaaatgttacaaacAGTAGCAGAAAAGAATAATGTGAGCGATCCACCCTGAAAATTCTcccaaaaagtagtaaatatagctaaaaaaaaaagataactTTGGTACAacatttaaagcttttttgtcGTTCTCATGAGTTGGATGgaattaataatatatttaggagggaattatatttgaaaatacCACTTAggaactaataaaaaaaaatcaaatgactccactgaaagaaaaattatattttcagaGCGGATCTTCTATGTAGGTAGATAATTTTGAGCACGATTGTACCTCTCACCTGACCTAGCAGATGGAGTTGTGATGTGCAAATAAGTATGGAATAAccaatttttatgtattttatgctGGTATATGTATATCTAAAAATCTAATTGTCATCTTTGACCAATTTGGGCTGTGTTGACCACACAGCTGAGCCAGCATGCAGACACTTGTCTGGCATATATTGAGCTTGGTACCAAAGGGAAAAGTTTAGGATTAGCGACCACGTTCTTAGTGGGCTGAGAATGAGCGCTAGAAACCCGTAGGATGCCCAGTGGAAGTACAATAAGATAAATTCCACAGTGATGATGGTGAGGAAAGGCAGATGCTGCAGGAATTTCCTCAGACGTCCTTTTGGGCGATTCGGCGGGCTAAGTATGTGCCTGTAGCGTCGATCGAGGATACTGGCGTACACGTAGATGAGTGGCAACTGACACAGGAGTAGCTGAAAGAATCCATATAGGTATGTGAGAGAACCCGGCAGGATGATTCCATCTACAATAATGCCCCACATGAAGACAACTCCAAAATGACCATCAATAACATCAGCCACTGACCACGGTCCCACGAGGAggtaaatgaagaaaatcaagagtGGGTAGAAGATGCGATTGACAGACGAGAGGAGCCACAACTTTCTCACCCAACATCGCACAAAGGTCCACTGAATACGGGGACGTTTTGCTTTTCCACGCACTACCGCCATGTGCCAAATGCGGAAGATGACTAAGGGTAGGAGGCAGATGATGAGCATTGTTCCAAAGAATGCTTGGAATATGTGGCAAGCATCCGACATTAGGACAAGCCGAGCTTTTAGGGCAAAACTCAAGGGTGTCCCATCGAGGGAGAAAGCCTGCCGCACACCCTTTTCCCTTCCATCAGCATCCTTGACGATTACCTCCACATGGTGAACGCCATACCAGAACTTTCGTGGTTCccattttgttgcaaaaacCGAATCTGTGATCCTCTCACATGCAACAAAAGGTTCTGAATCCACACGAATGCGACACTCAACAATTGGTGCCAAACTAAATGCAAGTAAACGGATGTGGGTGGATTCAGCCTGAAGACGAATGTCCTCACGTAGGGGATTGTTAAAGAGGGCATCTTTGGGATTTGTTATCAAAACAATGGGCCACTCATTGTGATGAACATCAACGAAGGAGAACATCCCATGATCAATTGCTGCCAGTCTAAAGAGTCGATTGTCTTTCCAATCTCCCAGCTCTAGCTCGAGGAATCCCGCTTTCTGCACCGTATACATGTGCTTCACCATCCCACCCATTGTGTGTAGATGCCCACAGAGGTACACAAGACTATCCGGATGCTTTCCAATCACATCCCGAATACCCCCACTGCCTGCAGATGGAGTCAAAATGCATGATGTGGGATAGTGTCCAAACCACACGGTGTATTTACTTCCAGACTCCCTGGCGTCCTCCATTAGGTGTTGAATGTTCTCAAGCTCATCCCCCGTAATCATCCCAATAAAATTGTATGGACGCTTTGGACCTGGCTCCAAGCAAGCATCTACCGCAATAAAGGTGTACTTGTCTCCAGCTACAGTCACTTGATGCATGTACGATTTGGAATGCTTTGCCCCCTGCACGGAATACTTTTGGAATAAATTGCTGGACGAGTTCCTTCCGGCAACGTTGAAATTATCGTGATTCCCCCGCAGATCCAGCCACACAGTCTTCCGTGTGACATTGTGCTCATGCAAGAGGTTCCGATAGATCTCCCATTCACCTTCAAATTGCTCAGACCCAATGTGATTGAGACTCCTTGCATCTGTTAGATCTCCACTCACCACCACGACTGCAGGTTGCACAGCCGCCAGCGTACGGTGCATGAAATCTCCCAAATTCTTGACCC harbors:
- the LOC129790068 gene encoding transmembrane protein 62-like; translated protein: MGYTKSAVLFLILIIFCSVYVAKVTNLINVNGNFASRSTAEEWQLREESKQQDNPKVGNRTEHLMWFLQISDLHISMFRDEERVKNLGDFMHRTLAAVQPAVVVVSGDLTDARSLNHIGSEQFEGEWEIYRNLLHEHNVTRKTVWLDLRGNHDNFNVAGRNSSSNLFQKYSVQGAKHSKSYMHQVTVAGDKYTFIAVDACLEPGPKRPYNFIGMITGDELENIQHLMEDARESGSKYTVWFGHYPTSCILTPSAGSGGIRDVIGKHPDSLVYLCGHLHTMGGMVKHMYTVQKAGFLELELGDWKDNRLFRLAAIDHGMFSFVDVHHNEWPIVLITNPKDALFNNPLREDIRLQAESTHIRLLAFSLAPIVECRIRVDSEPFVACERITDSVFATKWEPRKFWYGVHHVEVIVKDADGREKGVRQAFSLDGTPLSFALKARLVLMSDACHIFQAFFGTMLIICLLPLVIFRIWHMAVVRGKAKRPRIQWTFVRCWVRKLWLLSSVNRIFYPLLIFFIYLLVGPWSVADVIDGHFGVVFMWGIIVDGIILPGSLTYLYGFFQLLLCQLPLIYVYASILDRRYRHILSPPNRPKGRLRKFLQHLPFLTIITVEFILLYFHWASYGFLALILSPLRTWSLILNFSLWYQAQYMPDKCLHAGSAVWSTQPKLVKDDN